A stretch of Sinorhizobium meliloti DNA encodes these proteins:
- the recF gene encoding DNA replication/repair protein RecF (All proteins in this family for which functions are known are DNA-binding proteins that assist the filamentation of RecA onto DNA for the initiation of recombination or recombinational repair.) translates to MPHKVFLTRLKLSDFRNYATLALDLDQRHVVLTGENGAGKTNLMEGVSFLSPGRGLRRAAYADVARVGAPDGFSVFAAVDGMEGSVEIGTGTQGTEEGQSRRLRINGTAARTVDELTDHLRVLWLTPAMDGLFTGPSADRRRFLDRLVLSLDPEHGRRASEFDRAMRSRNRLLSEFRPDPAWLSAIEREMAGLGISMALARQEMLGLLSALVERSRSDGTFPSASLSLAGFLDDCAGIPAFELEERYLAMLAEGRARDAAAGRTLDGPHRSDLLIRHREKDIEAERCSTGEQKALLVGLVLAHARLVGDMTGHAPVLLLDEIAAHLDQGRRAALFDLVDGLGGQSFMTGTDRAMFDALGERAQYLAVANGRVSG, encoded by the coding sequence ATGCCCCACAAGGTCTTTCTCACACGCCTGAAACTGAGCGACTTCCGCAACTATGCAACGCTGGCGCTCGACCTCGACCAGCGCCATGTGGTGCTGACCGGCGAGAACGGTGCGGGCAAGACCAATCTGATGGAGGGGGTCTCCTTTCTTTCGCCCGGGCGCGGTTTGAGGCGCGCTGCCTATGCGGATGTCGCCCGCGTCGGCGCCCCCGATGGTTTCTCGGTCTTCGCCGCCGTCGACGGCATGGAAGGGTCGGTGGAGATCGGCACGGGCACTCAAGGGACCGAGGAGGGGCAATCACGGCGCCTCAGGATCAACGGCACTGCGGCCCGCACGGTCGACGAACTCACCGATCACCTCAGGGTGCTGTGGCTCACTCCGGCGATGGATGGCCTCTTCACCGGCCCTTCCGCCGACCGCAGGCGCTTTCTCGACCGGCTGGTCCTGTCGCTCGATCCCGAACACGGCCGCCGCGCCAGCGAGTTCGACCGCGCCATGCGCAGCCGCAACCGGCTTCTCTCGGAATTCCGGCCCGATCCCGCCTGGCTGTCGGCCATCGAGCGCGAAATGGCCGGGCTCGGCATCTCCATGGCGCTTGCCCGTCAGGAGATGCTCGGCCTGCTCTCGGCCCTCGTCGAGCGGAGCCGGAGCGATGGGACCTTTCCGTCCGCAAGCCTGTCGCTCGCCGGCTTTCTCGATGACTGTGCCGGCATTCCCGCCTTTGAACTCGAAGAGCGATATCTGGCAATGCTCGCCGAGGGCCGTGCCCGCGATGCGGCCGCGGGCCGCACGCTGGACGGGCCGCACCGCAGCGATCTCCTGATCCGCCACCGGGAAAAGGACATCGAGGCCGAGCGTTGCTCGACCGGCGAGCAGAAGGCGCTGCTCGTCGGCCTGGTGCTCGCGCATGCACGGCTCGTCGGGGATATGACCGGCCACGCCCCGGTGCTGCTGCTCGACGAAATCGCCGCCCATCTCGATCAGGGACGCCGCGCCGCCCTCTTCGATCTGGTCGATGGGCTCGGCGGCCAGTCCTTCATGACGGGCACCGACCGGGCGATGTTCGACGCCCTTGGCGAGCGCGCTCAATATCTGGCCGTTGCAAACGGCCGCGTTTCGGGGTGA
- a CDS encoding DUF47 domain-containing protein: protein MLGLFRKLLPREDRFFDLFADHSRTVMGAAEALNALLAGGPDIESHCDRIVALENEADEITREVLLAVRRSFITPFDRGDIKDLIQSMDDAIDMMHKTVKTIRLYEQKSFDPGMQAMGAAVVEAAHLVAEAIPLLSRIGANAHRLSAIAEEVTHVEDRSDQLHEQGLKDLFQRHGASNPMAYIIGSEIYGELEKVVDRFEDVANEISGIVIENV from the coding sequence ATGCTCGGCCTGTTTCGCAAGCTCCTCCCCCGGGAAGACCGTTTCTTCGACCTCTTCGCCGATCATTCGCGCACCGTCATGGGTGCGGCGGAGGCACTGAACGCGTTGCTTGCCGGCGGCCCGGACATCGAAAGCCATTGCGACCGCATCGTCGCGCTCGAGAATGAGGCCGACGAAATCACCCGCGAGGTTCTGCTGGCCGTCCGCCGCAGCTTCATCACCCCCTTCGACCGCGGCGACATCAAGGATCTCATCCAGTCGATGGACGATGCGATCGACATGATGCACAAGACGGTGAAGACCATCCGTCTCTACGAGCAGAAGAGCTTCGATCCCGGCATGCAGGCCATGGGTGCGGCGGTCGTCGAGGCCGCCCATCTCGTCGCCGAGGCCATTCCGCTCCTCAGCCGGATCGGTGCCAATGCTCATCGCCTCAGCGCCATCGCCGAGGAGGTGACGCATGTCGAGGATAGATCCGACCAGCTGCACGAGCAGGGCCTGAAGGATCTCTTCCAGCGCCATGGCGCTTCCAACCCCATGGCCTATATCATCGGCAGCGAGATCTACGGCGAACTGGAAAAGGTCGTCGACCGCTTCGAGGATGTGGCAAACGAAATCAGCGGCATCGTGATCGAGAACGTCTGA
- a CDS encoding inorganic phosphate transporter, whose product MDATLAFPLLVGLIAVALFFDFLNGLHDAANSIATIVSTRVLRPQYAVFWAAFFNFIAFLFFGLHVAETLGTGIIDPGIVTPQVIFAALMGAITWNIVTWVFGIPSSSSHALIGGLVGAGLAKTGFSSIVWQGLLKTAGAIVMSPGIGFVLALLLVLIVSWLFVRQTPFAVDSTFRVLQFVSASLYSLGHGGNDAQKTMGIIAVLLFSQGYLGSEFYVPFWVVITCQAAIALGTLFGGWRIVHTMGSKITKLNPMQGFCAETGGAITLFAATWLGIPVSTTHTITGAIIGVGAARRVSAVRWGLAGNIVVAWVITMPAAALISALCYFAADLVA is encoded by the coding sequence ATGGATGCGACGCTCGCCTTCCCGCTGCTCGTGGGGCTCATCGCCGTCGCGCTTTTCTTCGACTTCCTCAACGGGTTGCACGACGCGGCCAATTCCATCGCAACCATCGTATCGACCCGCGTGCTCCGGCCGCAATATGCGGTCTTCTGGGCGGCGTTCTTCAACTTCATCGCCTTCCTCTTCTTCGGGCTGCACGTCGCCGAAACGCTCGGAACCGGCATCATCGATCCGGGTATCGTCACGCCGCAGGTGATCTTCGCGGCGCTGATGGGCGCCATCACCTGGAACATCGTTACCTGGGTCTTCGGCATCCCGTCGAGTTCCTCGCACGCGCTCATCGGCGGTCTCGTCGGCGCCGGCCTGGCCAAGACCGGTTTCAGTTCCATCGTCTGGCAAGGCCTGCTGAAGACGGCCGGCGCCATCGTCATGTCGCCGGGCATCGGCTTCGTTCTGGCGCTGCTGTTGGTGCTGATCGTCTCCTGGCTGTTCGTTCGCCAGACACCCTTTGCCGTCGACAGCACCTTCCGGGTGCTGCAATTCGTTTCGGCTTCCCTCTATTCGCTCGGCCATGGCGGCAACGATGCGCAGAAGACCATGGGCATCATTGCCGTGCTTCTCTTCTCGCAGGGCTATCTCGGCTCGGAATTCTACGTGCCCTTCTGGGTGGTCATCACCTGCCAGGCGGCGATCGCGCTCGGCACGCTCTTCGGCGGCTGGAGAATCGTCCACACGATGGGCTCGAAGATCACCAAGCTCAACCCGATGCAGGGATTCTGCGCCGAGACGGGCGGCGCCATCACGCTGTTCGCCGCGACCTGGCTCGGCATTCCGGTTTCGACCACCCACACAATCACCGGCGCGATCATCGGCGTCGGCGCGGCGCGGCGCGTATCGGCGGTGCGGTGGGGGCTTGCCGGCAACATCGTCGTTGCCTGGGTGATCACCATGCCGGCGGCAGCGTTGATCTCGGCGCTCTGCTATTTCGCCGCGGACCTCGTCGCCTGA
- a CDS encoding DUF2182 domain-containing protein: MPPDTALESLLRRDRAIVAASLVALTVVAWTYTLWLAAAMNIDGMSMSAPGMEADMKMDPAMDMDGMEMGSRGALSLGTVLGISPRPWSSVEAGVTLTMWIVMMVGMMLPSATPMILLYARVGRQSRIAGKPFAATGFFAGGYLLAWAGFALVATLGQWLMEGTLLTPALASASRIFSGVVLVIAGLYQWTSLKDACLSQCQTPIVFLQRHGGFRRDPAGAVGLGLRHGVYCIGCCWALMTLLFVGGIMNVLWIAAIAIFVLAEKVIPTGRVLSRVAGSLLAAFGLWQLISASI; encoded by the coding sequence ATGCCGCCCGACACCGCGCTTGAAAGCTTGCTGCGACGGGATCGGGCAATCGTGGCAGCGTCGCTCGTCGCATTGACGGTGGTCGCCTGGACATACACGCTCTGGCTGGCGGCAGCCATGAACATCGACGGCATGAGCATGTCTGCCCCCGGCATGGAAGCGGACATGAAGATGGACCCTGCCATGGATATGGATGGCATGGAGATGGGATCCCGTGGCGCCCTGTCGCTCGGCACCGTCCTCGGCATCTCGCCGCGTCCCTGGAGTTCCGTGGAAGCCGGCGTCACCCTGACCATGTGGATCGTGATGATGGTCGGCATGATGCTGCCTTCGGCAACGCCGATGATCCTGCTCTACGCCCGGGTCGGCCGGCAAAGCCGGATAGCGGGCAAGCCCTTCGCCGCGACCGGTTTCTTCGCCGGCGGCTATCTCCTTGCCTGGGCGGGATTCGCGCTCGTCGCGACGCTTGGACAATGGCTCATGGAGGGAACCCTGCTGACGCCGGCGCTGGCAAGCGCCAGTCGCATCTTCAGCGGTGTCGTGCTGGTGATCGCGGGTCTCTACCAATGGACGTCGCTCAAGGATGCCTGCCTCAGCCAATGTCAGACGCCGATCGTCTTCCTGCAGCGGCACGGCGGTTTTCGCCGCGATCCCGCGGGAGCCGTCGGACTGGGCCTGCGCCACGGGGTCTATTGCATCGGCTGCTGCTGGGCGCTGATGACGCTTCTTTTCGTCGGCGGCATCATGAATGTGCTCTGGATTGCGGCAATCGCCATCTTCGTGCTCGCGGAGAAGGTGATACCGACCGGCCGCGTTCTCTCACGCGTCGCCGGATCTCTGCTCGCGGCGTTCGGCCTTTGGCAGCTCATTTCGGCTTCGATTTAA
- the dnaJ gene encoding molecular chaperone DnaJ, which produces MKRDLYETLGVQKNADEKELKSAFRKLAMKYHPDRNPGDQESEKSFKEINEAYETLKDPQKRAAYDRYGHAAFEQGGMGAGFGNGFAGGGAHGFSDIFEDIFGEMMGGRQRRSSGGRERGADLRYNMEISLEEAYSGKTAQIRVPTSITCDVCTGTGAKPGTSPKTCGTCQGTGRVRAAQGFFSIERTCPTCGGRGQTIADPCTKCHGQGRVVEERTLSVNIPAGIEDGTRIRLSGEGEAGLRGGPAGDLYIFLSVKPHEFYQRDGADLYCAVPISMTTAALGGKFDVTTLDGTKSRVTVPEGTQAGKQFRLKGKGMPVLRSSQTGDLYIQIQIETPQKLTKRQRELLQEFEQISSKENNPESTGFFSRMKDFFDTLSE; this is translated from the coding sequence ATGAAACGTGATCTTTACGAAACGCTTGGCGTTCAAAAAAACGCGGACGAAAAGGAGCTGAAGAGCGCCTTTCGCAAACTCGCGATGAAATATCACCCGGACAGGAATCCCGGCGACCAGGAGTCGGAAAAGTCCTTCAAGGAAATCAACGAAGCCTATGAGACGCTGAAGGATCCGCAGAAACGCGCGGCCTATGACCGCTACGGCCATGCGGCCTTCGAGCAGGGCGGCATGGGCGCAGGCTTCGGCAACGGCTTCGCCGGCGGCGGAGCGCACGGCTTCTCCGATATTTTCGAGGACATCTTCGGCGAGATGATGGGTGGCCGTCAGCGCCGCTCGTCAGGCGGACGCGAGCGCGGCGCGGACCTGCGCTATAACATGGAGATTTCGCTCGAGGAGGCCTATTCCGGCAAGACGGCGCAGATCCGCGTGCCGACGTCCATCACCTGCGACGTCTGCACCGGCACGGGCGCCAAGCCCGGTACCAGCCCGAAGACCTGCGGCACCTGTCAGGGCACCGGCCGCGTCCGCGCGGCCCAGGGCTTCTTCTCGATCGAGCGGACCTGCCCGACCTGCGGCGGCCGCGGCCAGACGATCGCCGACCCCTGCACCAAATGCCACGGCCAGGGCCGCGTCGTGGAGGAGCGGACGCTCTCGGTCAACATTCCGGCCGGTATCGAGGACGGCACGCGCATCCGGCTTTCCGGCGAGGGTGAGGCCGGCCTTCGCGGCGGCCCGGCGGGCGACCTCTACATCTTCCTCTCAGTGAAGCCGCACGAATTCTATCAGCGCGACGGCGCTGATCTCTATTGCGCCGTGCCGATCTCTATGACGACGGCGGCGCTCGGCGGCAAGTTCGACGTCACCACCCTCGACGGCACCAAATCGCGCGTCACCGTGCCGGAAGGCACGCAGGCCGGCAAGCAGTTCCGCCTCAAGGGCAAGGGCATGCCGGTGCTGCGCTCCAGCCAGACCGGCGATCTCTATATCCAGATTCAAATCGAGACGCCGCAGAAGCTCACCAAGCGCCAACGCGAGTTGCTGCAGGAATTTGAGCAGATCTCGTCCAAGGAGAACAATCCCGAATCGACGGGCTTCTTCTCCCGGATGAAGGATTTCTTCGACACGTTGAGCGAGTGA